The Tetrapisispora phaffii CBS 4417 chromosome 5, complete genome genome segment GTAGTCTAATGTTTATATGAGATGAAATGTACTCCTCaggaatattattacagGGTTAAGTTTTAGAAaagtaatttaatttcagtATTTAACGCATCATGTAGTTCATTGTAAGAGACTCTTTCCTTTATAATGGGGTTTGTTATGTTCTGTTTTGTGATATCATGAGAATTACTTCTAATAAATGGGAAAGTATATGCATTTTGGGTATTTATTGATGTCACTTTTATTCCAGTGGATCTATCacataatttttttccCACTTCTGAGCTGATTATATTAGAACCACTGGTGTTTTTTCGATGAAAAGTTGATGAACTAGACATTGATGAGAACAAACCCCAATtctcaaaaaaatatttactgctatttgaatttgaagtAGTGGGTGCCTTTAATTGTTCTGGCTTATCGGCAAACTTACTTAACAATTCTCTAGAAGTTACGCCTCTAGTTGAAGAAGTTAGCGGGAgttgtaaatttttattaggACTCTCATTTTTACCATCAGATAAGAAAGGTTCAATATTTGTTGATGTAGTCGAAACAGATGCAACTGTAGGTCTGtaaaatgatgaaaatatgaATCGGTCATAGAAATTAGAGCCtacatttttataaaaagtATTTTCAAGTTTCGTTGACAGTATACTCTCATGTGAATTACACCTCCTCAAGTGGCTTTTCTTTCCTTCATTATTTCCTGagttgttatttttatctaatTGAATGGAATTCGAGAGTATGTAATCGTCTAATGGTTCATTGGTTATGCATGGAAGATGACTGGATGAAATTACGGTTTCTTGATCggaattattttctatcaATTCAGTGTTTATGCTAGCGTCTACTGTTGGattgaattcattgtaATTAGTGTTGGTAGTTGTGTCTACATAgtcttcaaataatgaaattgaaaatctttgtttatttttaaataaagaatcATATGCGgcatcatttttttttcgaTATTCACGATTActtcttttatttgatttagattttgaatttaatcCAGTATCATAGGATATAGCATTTCGTAAAACTTTATACTTCTTGTCGATAAGTTGAGGAGATGCATCACTATCATCTTTTATCATTAGTTTTCCACCAATTCCATTTGTCGTCAAACTTATTCTAGTTTCCTTTCCAAACGTTACAGATttctctttattttttaattccaATTCTTTTGACATTCTCTTCTCATGTTTTGCTACTACTTTTAATGGTTTTAAGTTCATTGATTCCATTGAACTACTCCTAGTTGATGTTTTCGGCGGAGAGTGTTTATCTAGTTTACTTGAAGCAGCTAGTTGATTCAACTTTTCtcttatattttgaaactCAAAGACTAACTCTTCTATATTTCTGTGATCCAAGTTGAACTTGTTGacgttatttttttcagaGTTCAATTTGTCTCTAATGAACTCTGATCTCACATACAATGAATTTAGTTGGGACATGTAAAGATCATAAGTGCTCCTAAGTGCATTCAATGCTTCGTTTGAATCTTTAGTTTTATTCCCCGTATCTGTTGCAGTTCCAAACCTGTGATCATtatgttgttgttgttgccTTAGTATCCAAAGATCCAGCTGTAGTATAGCTTCTTGCGATCTAATTAATAGTTTTTCTGataattcttctaaatttgaattcaaagaatGCATACTAAAGGAGGAATAGAAATGCACTgttatattcttttttttccCAGCTACAAATGAATGACTTGGTATTATTATATGAGCGAAGAGATggatttcaaaatatatatgaatacaTATAACTAAAAAACTCTTGATTGTTATGTGATGGAACTAGTTGGTTGTATGTGTGTTATTGGTATAACATTGAAAACTTAGTCACCAATAAAagacatatataaatatctcTTTAATAATAGTCTTCATCCAATGTAATTAAAGAGACTACGAGTGTTCGTAACCAGGTTCCTTGTATATTGTGTTGTATTGTGTATTGTATTGTGAGCAGATCAGATCAGATCTgtgaattgaaaaatgtaaataaaagaaaaaggaTTACGACAGAATGAAGACGAGATGGGAAAACTGGGAAATCATTATCGTATAAAGTGATCCCGAAGTTAGACAGTTCAAGCCATATCCATCACAGCGAGCGAGCGAGAGAAACATACAATATAAGGCCACAAGTTTACAAGTCTACAATGTACAGTATACAACATATAAACGCAATTGTCAACCACTGGAAACCTCTTGATAGCAAGGGTCTTTGCATTGTAGAATACACAGACTTCAAGCACCTCGCACTCACCCATTCACTAACCAGATAACATACATTATCTATCAACGAACTACCGTTGTATCTTTACCTTTCATCGTCAAAGTTGACAGTTTGTCTGTTGTTCATGCAAACACTTTCAAGCGGTGAGACACCGAGACACCGAGACAGTAGATGGTGTTTTGTGTTGCATGAAACTCCAAATCTCTGTGTGTCTTTGAAAGCGCTCTCTTTTTCCAGGAGCGCGCGAGAGGGTTCGTGGTGGAAGGGACGGAGATGTAAAACgtgaaaaataaacaaacCGATAAGGTGGAGATTGAATTCCACGCTgtgttttgttttgttttgcTTGTTTTTATGTGTATGTGCGTATGTATGCGATGGGTTGGAGTTGAACCTGGTTGACACTATGCGTCCTTTTGGGGCGAACAAAGAAGCGATGAGGTGGAGTTTAATTTCCTGACGATAGAGAAGACGATAAGACAAGCGGATGTGATGAGATGAGCTGATAAGAAGAGTAGGGTTTTgttgtgtgtgtgtgtgtatgtcTTCTATCATTAAAGCTAAATAGTACACAATAGTTAAAGGGTAATGGCGGTGATGGGTGGAGTTTAATGCACACTTCTGGTTATCATTAACCAGTGTGCTTGTCGTCTGTTTAAACTAAAACTACTCTCTTGATAAGAATTGAATATTCTTGACCTCAAATTTAACTTTCTTGTTACTAGTTTCCTctataatattcttttttggCAAAGGAAATTCATCTCAGTTAAGCTCATCTCATTGCAAGTGTTTTTAAAATGGCATAGTCACTCATCTCAGTATTGTGCATAAGAACAACAAAAGTCATGCATGGTCTTTTCCGATGTTGgaaaagatatataaaggatcaatgaattttgAAATGTGTCTGTGTTTGATCTTCCATTAATATGTTTTATTCTTATCTGTTATTCTTATTCTCATACTTTAAAGTACATATATACCatattgtaaattataAGCTGGAAActataataacaataagCTATATATTCTGACATGTCTCAAGTCTATAATAAAACGCCATTACTAAGACACTTATTCCCTGGTAAGAATTTACCACAagtttttttaaaatatgaatgTTTTCAACCAAGTGGCAGTTTCAAAAGTAGAGGGATTGgtaatttaattcaatCAACTTCGcttgaaattcaaaaaaattcaaaaaaatcacCGGAGGTATTTTCAAGTTCTGGTGGTAATGCAGGTCTGGCCGCTGCAACTGCTTCAAAAATGTTATCATTACCTTGTACTGTTGTAGTACCAACAGCTACAAAATTAAGAATGGTCGAAAAAATTAAAGCCACTGGTGCTAATGTCATTGTTAAGGGTAACCATTGGAAAGAAGCCGATACTTATTTAAAGACAAACGTTTTGAGTAATatagataaaaaattgattgaaCCAATTTATGTTCATccatttgataataaaaaaatttggGAAGGTCATGCTACTATGATTGATGAAATAGTAGAAACTTTTGGCCAACAACATATCCCAATAGAAAAAGTAAAAGCGATTGTATGCAGTGTTGGTGGGGGTGGTCTATATAATGGTATTATTCAAGGTTTAGAGAAACATGATTTAGCTACAAAAATCCCAGTTGTAGGTGTAGAAACTTTAGGTTGTCATGTCTTCAATAcatctttaaaaatggGTAAAGTTAtccaatttgaaaaaataaacacTATTGCAACTTCTCTTGGTACAGCAAATATTTCTAATCAAACTTTCGAATACGcaaagaaatataacaCGAAGTCTATTGTTGTAGATGACTTAAAAGTCGTCGAAACTTGTTTGAAGTTTACTAGAGACAGCAATATGGTCGCAGAACCAGCTTGTGGTGCTGCATTACATATGGGTTATAATATGGACATACTAGAAAAATCATTAGGCAAAAAGTTAGCAACTGACGATATAGTATTAATCATTGCATGTGGTGGGTCCTCTAATACCGTTCAAGAATTAGAAGCTTCATTAACTGAGTTAAagaataaatcaaatgaaaaagaaaattacTCGATTTTCCATTCATTGAGGTTCCAACTTACACTcaacaattaaaatctatataaaaataatttttgaaacatataaaatatgtatTCTTTTTATGTACATCgcattatatatttattagtGAAAGGTTTTTGCATTTATTCTCATTATCTAAGTTTTTAACGTCACATTTTTCTAAAGTTGACATAGTTATCCGAATTCATACCGTCCGAATATTACCGAAAAATTATAAGCGTCACAAAACGTTACATAGTGTCGGTACAAACCATACGGAACAATCAAAAGATAGTACTTAATATAAGCATGGCTGTTAATCACATTATTAACTATTCAACTACTCTACTTGTTATCTTATTATAGTTACTAAAggaatattaaatatatcagtGATGTTGACCCACACCATAGTATATCTATAAATACTATACTCTGTAGTAAGTTAATTGAGGTTGCGTAGGCTTTTAACCAGTTCCCATAATTCTGATTTTATGAATGGGAACTGGGCCATGTGGAATCGAAAAGGATAAGTGTTGATGGGATAAGGCATGAATACAAGGGAGTTGTTGGGGAGTTGGGTCGAGGGGAGATTGGATTAGTTATGTTTACGGAGGTTGTTAATATTTGGGATATGATAGTACATAAAGTGGTTGTGTTTGAGGGTCGATCTGAGGAGGGTCGACTTGAAATGTTGTTGGACGAGATTGTAGGGGAGGGATTGAACATTGGGATTAGCAAGATGATGAGAGAAGTGGAGAATATATTGCTGGGGGTAGCTTACAATCAACAGCAAGTGATTGATGTTGAAGCGACGGAAGCAGCGCATAAAGTGATCGACCTATTAAAGCAAAATTGTTTCTTACTGAAAGGAGAAGCGATCGCAGAAGTGTTTCAACAAGAAATAGGCGAGAGGTTATTCAATGAGCTGGTAAAACTCATCAAGAGATCAACCATCTCAACGCAAGGTGCTTTGTATTTAATATCTGATTTGAATCTTTACTATGATTTTATTACATATAAACTTAAACAAAAGAACATAGTGCCTTTATTTGCTGGACTTAAATCAATTGGGcaattgtttttaatttctaCCAACGACTCCAAAGAACTAGGAAAAATGATTGCGGCCGGTTCACAAGGGATCTTTTCCCAAGAAGAAATTTATGAATTTGTTCAAAGACGGAGCGATTGGTTTAAAGTGAAACGAGATGTAGAAAAAGCAATATATGGCTTAGATTGTATACTTATATAACATAAATAGATCAACCAACCAATGTCAATGTCAATCGAACTTACCTTAGAATCATTACAGAATGCTTGCAAAGATATACTCTCAGTATGTGTTGtgttttaattcttttttgtatatttacTAACAAGAATAACAACAGATTTATAACGAATCCTCGAGTGACCATCGAAAAAAGTTTTTACCAAAGGAAGCACGTTTGTTTTTGGAACGAGTCTTTGAGAAGAAGCAgtctttaaattcaaaagaacGGGATGCTATAGCCAAAAAGTGTGGTCTAACTCCTCTACAAGTCAGAGTTTGGGTATGTATCGCTATCACAGCTCTATTTTTTCGTCCATAGATATCCTTTTTTTCTGCCTATTTATAACTATTTACtaacaacagcaacattCAAAACAGTTCATCAACAAGCGCATGAGGACCAAGTGAACTCAAGCACCAACCACTCCACATAATCCACAAATCCCTTCTAGATGCTGGACATTAAGAAGTAATTGTCTTATTATCACGTAGTAATGCTGACACCTCTGGTGATATCGTTATAGATttctcttttcttcttctatttGAGATCCAATTTTTAACCTGTATTCTTGATAGAGATGTCTTACTCATTagtaatttaatattaatttcatttagATATGGGTTTTTTCTGTGATCCATATACCAATCTTCTAAGTATTGCACATTTTTTTTAGGTAGTCTATGACCTCTATAGGATTTGTTAttcttcttattattattcatcaTATCTTGTGTTATTACATTAAATACAAGTATACTgtttttatcttcattgtCAGATGAGTTACAGCTTGAATTAGTTTCAGAATTATCACTGGTGCCAGACTCgtatttgataatttcattttctttattctctttatcattttcttgtTTACAACTTTTTACCATTAATGTTAATGTTGTACATAATTGATAAGTTGTTTTTACTAAcattatttcttctttctttaattcTTGTTGTTTTACTACGGTAGtcaaatataatagtaTATCCTGTAATTCTCTATGGTCAGCTTCTGTTAAATCAGTAATGGTATCTGGTAGTTTAGTGCATAAATTAGATAgtgttatatttatttgttgtaGTCTATATTTTAGTTAgtaaattttcttcaaataaaaattaaatatagtAATTCATACTTTTCTGTTAGATTATAATGTTGAGAGggatttaataatttgtttattgGGATTTTATTCATGATTTGTTAGTTGTTttcttatttattgttatattatttatgatagtatatttaattaaatattgttgtCTTTATATACTTTCCTAAATATCTCATATTATTtagtttttattttttactaTAAAGATCTAAGAGAAATTAATGCGCATCTGCTGTTTCATATTTTCTTAAGTGGAAAACCATGTAAAAATTTgcatcaatattatttaggGAATGTTTAGTATATAAACAGCTTACTTGTTTCAGATTTatataatcttttaatatacttgataaaataatcaCAAAACTCTAACAGtctataaataaaataatgtcTTCTGTTTCTACTTGGTCAAAACAACCACTATTCAAAGTTTCTTTGaataagaaaagaattagaagTATAAAGATTAAAACACATAAAAACAATGTCCAGTTAAAGAAGCA includes the following:
- the TPHA0E04055 gene encoding homeobox domain-containing protein, whose protein sequence is MSMSIELTLESLQNACKDILSIYNESSSDHRKKFLPKEARLFLERVFEKKQSLNSKERDAIAKKCGLTPLQVRVWFINKRMRTK
- the CHA1 gene encoding L-serine/L-threonine ammonia-lyase CHA1 (similar to Saccharomyces cerevisiae CHA1 (YCL064C); ancestral locus Anc_1.3) is translated as MSQVYNKTPLLRHLFPGKNLPQVFLKYECFQPSGSFKSRGIGNLIQSTSLEIQKNSKKSPEVFSSSGGNAGLAAATASKMLSLPCTVVVPTATKLRMVEKIKATGANVIVKGNHWKEADTYLKTNVLSNIDKKLIEPIYVHPFDNKKIWEGHATMIDEIVETFGQQHIPIEKVKAIVCSVGGGGLYNGIIQGLEKHDLATKIPVVGVETLGCHVFNTSLKMGKVIQFEKINTIATSLGTANISNQTFEYAKKYNTKSIVVDDLKVVETCLKFTRDSNMVAEPACGAALHMGYNMDILEKSLGKKLATDDIVLIIACGGSSNTVQELEASLTELKNKSNEKENYSIFHSLRFQLTLNN
- the HMLALPHA2 gene encoding homeodomain mating type protein alpha2 (similar to Saccharomyces cerevisiae HMLALPHA2 (YCL067C); ancestral locus Anc_1.2); the protein is MNKIPINKLLNPSQHYNLTEKLQQINITLSNLCTKLPDTITDLTEADHRELQDILLYLTTVVKQQELKKEEIMLVKTTYQLCTTLTLMVKSCKQENDKENKENEIIKYESGTSDNSETNSSCNSSDNEDKNSILVFNVITQDMMNNNKKNNKSYRGHRLPKKNVQYLEDWYMDHRKNPYLNEINIKLLMSKTSLSRIQVKNWISNRRRKEKSITISPEVSALLRDNKTITS
- the VAC17 gene encoding Vac17p (similar to Saccharomyces cerevisiae VAC17 (YCL063W); ancestral locus Anc_1.4), producing MHSLNSNLEELSEKLLIRSQEAILQLDLWILRQQQQHNDHRFGTATDTGNKTKDSNEALNALRSTYDLYMSQLNSLYVRSEFIRDKLNSEKNNVNKFNLDHRNIEELVFEFQNIREKLNQLAASSKLDKHSPPKTSTRSSSMESMNLKPLKVVAKHEKRMSKELELKNKEKSVTFGKETRISLTTNGIGGKLMIKDDSDASPQLIDKKYKVLRNAISYDTGLNSKSKSNKRSNREYRKKNDAAYDSLFKNKQRFSISLFEDYVDTTTNTNYNEFNPTVDASINTELIENNSDQETVISSSHLPCITNEPLDDYILSNSIQLDKNNNSGNNEGKKSHLRRCNSHESILSTKLENTFYKNVGSNFYDRFIFSSFYRPTVASVSTTSTNIEPFLSDGKNESPNKNLQLPLTSSTRGVTSRELLSKFADKPEQLKAPTTSNSNSSKYFFENWGLFSSMSSSSTFHRKNTSGSNIISSEVGKKLCDRSTGIKVTSINTQNAYTFPFIRSNSHDITKQNITNPIIKERVSYNELHDALNTEIKLLF